The genomic window TCACGACGTCTTCCGTCTAAGTCTTCAAACTTACCTAAGTCACTTAAATCTTCTCCACGTTTTTGAAGCTTTTCTTTTACTTCTTCAAAATGGCTACGTAAAAACTTAATGTCTAACATGCTTCTTCCTCCAAATTTAAATAGTATAAAAACAAACAAAAAACTCCCGTCCCTAATAAAAGGGACGAGAGTCTATTCCCGCGTTGCCACCCTAGTTGAAAGCGTATGTGCTTCCCACCTCGATACGAATAACGGCTCGATACCGGGATAACTTACTACGACAAAAAGTTCGATTCGGTTATCCACTCGAGGATGGATTCGCACCATTTGTTCACTGGTTTCCACCAACCACCAGCTCTCTATTAGAACAATAGGGTGTTACTATTTCCTCTCAACGCTTTACAGTCATTTTAATATTAGTAAATGTACTACAATTATGAACGGCTTTCAACCATTTTATGCAAGATTCTTATATTCCTGTACCATCCCAACAAAATACTTCGTCAAACGGTGATCATCGGTTAGTTCAGGATGGAAGGAACAGCCTAAATATTGACCTTCACGCGCTAACACGATTCTACCATCGTATTTAGCCAACACTTCTACATTTTCCCCCGCATCGACAATATGTGGAGCTCTGATAAATACAGCAGGAAAATCATTTGCGACATCCACAATGGAAAGCTCAGTCTCAAAGCTATCCTTTTGGCGGCCAAAAGAATTTCTTTCTACTTTTACATCCATTACGCCTAAGTGTGGTTGATCATAATCGACGAGATGATTTGCTAACAGGATTAAGCCAGCACATGTTCCAAACATAGGCTTACCAGAAGCGGCAAATTCTTTTAAAGGCTCCATTAGCTCATAGACATCAATCAACTTACGCATGGTTGTACTTTCACCGCCTGGGATGATCAGACCATCTAAATCAGCTAATTGTTCAACTTTTTTCACTGCAACAGCTTGCTCTCCACATGCTTCAATAGCACGAATATGTTCAATCACTGCTCCTTGTAGAGCAAGTACTCCAATTTTAAGCATGGATCAAACTCTCCTTACCAGCCGCGATCTTGCATACGATTTTCTGGGGCAAGTGTTGAGATTTCTAATCCCTTCATAGCAGAACCTAAACCTTTAGAAACCTTCGCAATTAACTCATAGTCTTGATAATGAGTAGTTGCTTCAACAATAGCTTTTGCAAATTTTGAAGGGTTGTCTGATTTAAAGATACCAGAACCAACAAATACACCATCTGCCCCTAACTCCATCATTAGTGCAGCATCAGCAGGTGTTGCAATTCCACCAGCAGCAAAGTTCACAACTGGAAGACGACCACGTTTTTTAATATCTAGTAAAATTTCGTATGGTGCACCTAAGTTTTTCGCTTCAGTCATAAGTTCATCGTCATTCATACTTACTATTTTACGAACTTGAGCATTCACTTTTCGCATATGACGAACAGCCTCAACAATGTTACCTGTACCTGGTTCACCTTTGGTACGTAACATAGAAGCACCTTCGCCAATACGACGAGCGGCTTCACCTAGGTCACGACAGCCACAAACAAATGGAACCGTGAATTGATTTTTTAGTAAATGAAATTCCTCATCTGCAGGTGTTAAAACTTCACTTTCATCTAGATAATCCACACCCATTGATTCCAGCACGCGTGCCTCAACAATATGACCAATACGTGCCTTCGCCATAACCGGAATAGAAACAGCATTCATTACTTCTTCTACAATACGAAGATCAGCCATACGGGCCACACCGCCAGCAGCTCTTATATCGGAAGGAACACGTTCAAGTGCCATAACGGCTACTGCTCCCGCTTCCTCTGCAATTTTCGCTTGTTCTGCATTGACAACGTCCATAATAACGCCGCCTTTTTGCATTTCAGCCATACCTCTTTTAACTCGATCAGTACCTGTTTTCATATGTATGTAAGCCTCCCCGAACATATTTACAATGGTAGTATACACATAATATCATACACTATTATACATGAAGAATATAGCATAAAAGGGACTGGTATGAGCAGTCCCTTTTATTACGTATTAAAACCAACCTGTTATTGTATCAACAATCGTAGAAAATAACCCACTGAAGAAATCGCCAATGCCTCTCATGAGTAAGACAAACCAATTTGCCTTTTCAACCTGTTCTGTAGTTATAACAGGTACCTGAATGGTTTGATTACCTTCATCTGTTATGAAACCAGATGGTCCTTCACCTGTATACTCTACAGTTACATATCCAACCACTTCACCTTTTTTAACAGGTGCAGTAAGAGACTCTTTTTCCAGTACTAATTTTGGTTGATACAGTTCTTCCTCTCCATTTCGAATCATCATAGAAATAGGGGTTTCAGTAGCAACTTGTACTGAATCTTCTTTCCCTTTTTTCACTTCAATAGAATCTTGACCTTCAGCTTGATAGCCTTCTTTTACAAGTTCTTTTGTATCGAAGTTTGAGAAAGCGTAATTTAACAAGGTTTCTGTCTCAGAAAATCGAGCTTCTCTTGTATCAGTCTTCATAATGACTGAAATGAATCTTTTACCATCACGTTTGGCAGTTCCTGTAATGGCATATCCTGCAAAATCAGTAGAACCTGTTTTTAACCCATCCATGCCTTGGTACTCATAAATAAGTCCAGGAAGCATCCAGTTAAAGTTTGTGTATTCACGACCATCTCTAAATGGAAGTCTTGGCATACTAGCCGTATCAAGAACCTCTGGATAGTCGTTAATTAAAAGATAGGCTAATTTGGCTGTGGCTCTAGCTGACATTACGTTTTCATCAGTTTCACCTGTTCCTTGCGGATGGTTTCCAAGTAGACTAGAGTTATTTAAGCCTGTAGAGTTCACAAACTTAAAATCTTTAAGACCTAATTCGGCAGCCTTTTCATTCATTAGCTTTACAAAGTTTGTTTCACTTCCACTAATCACTTGTGCCAGTGCTACAGTAGCCGCATTAGCTGAGTGAATCGCCATTGCTTGGTAAAGCTCTTCAACAGTATAAGCTTCCCCTTGTGTTAAACCAATATTGGATAAACCGGGTGCAGCTGATAATTTATGAATATATTCATCAATCGTAACTTCTTGTTGCCATGTGATTTTACCGTCATGAATAGCTTCTAATACTATGTACTCTGTGAGCATTTTTGACATACTAGCCACACCAAGAACGGTATCAGCATTTTTTTCATATAAAATTTTTCCAGTATCAGCATCTATTAACATAGCTGCTTCTGCAGTTAGGCCTAGTGGATCAGTCGCGGCTTTAGCCGTATTTTCAACACTAAAGATTGACGTAAAGAGCGTCATCCAAACGAGTGAAAAGATCATGGTGATTTTACTCGCTCTTTTCATAGTACTCCCCTCCAAAGCTTCCTCTTAAATTTCTTTGTTAAGTTTACCATAACTATGTACAAAAAAATAGACAGAGTCGATAGACCCTGTCTATTGTAAATACTAGTGGGATAGGAAAAGTTTGAAAAATTTGAGTCTTTTTTCCTTTTATTTATAGAGAATAATTTGGTGCTTCTTTTGTAATCTGAACATCATGCGGATGACTTTCTCTTAATCCAGCACCTGTAATTTTAACAAATTTTGTACTTTCACGGAGCTCTTCTAAATTCTTGGTACCGCAATACCCCATACCAGAACGAATTCCACCAATTAGTTGGTAAATGGTATCGCTTAAAGGACCTTTATATGGAAGACGACCTTCAATCCCCTCAGGAACAAATTTCTTTTGATCTTCTTGGAAATATCGGTCTTTTGAACCTTTTTCCATTGCACCAACAGACCCCATTCCTCGGTAAACTTTGAAGCGTCGACCTTGGAAAATTTCTGTCTCACCAGGGCTTTCTGTTGTTCCTGCTAATAAGCTTCCAAGCATGACAACATGTCCTCCGGCAGCTAATGCTTTCACAATATCCCCTGAATACTTTATTCCTCCATCGGCGATGATTGTTTTTCCGTACTTTTTCGCTTCACTTGCACAATCATATACGGCTGTAATTTGCGGAACTCCAACACCTGCAATAACACGAGTTGTACAGATTGAACCTGGTCCAATCCCTACTTTTACTACATCTGCACCTGCATCAATTAAAGCTTTGGTCCCCTCAGGAGTTGCTACGTTTCCAGCAATAATATTTAAATTTGGATATAAGTTTCTAATTTCTTTCACCGTATTAAGCACGCCTTGAGAATGACCATGAGCGGTGTCAATGACAATTGCATCTACTTTTGCTTGTACTAGCATTTCAACACGTTTTAACGTATCTTTTGTAACTCCTACTGCAGCAGCAACTAAAAGTCGACCTTGTTCATCTTTTGCGGCATTAGGAAATTCGATGACTTTTTCAATATCTTTAATGGTTATAAGTCCTTTTAATACTCCATCTTCATCCACAAGAGGCAGTTTTTCAATTTTATGTTGCTGAAGGATACTTTCAGCTTCTTCCACTGTTGTTCCAACTGGTGCGGTAACTAAATGTTCCTTCGTCATTACTTCGTTAATCTCTAATGAATAGTCAGCAATAAAACGTAAGTCACGGTTTGTTAGTATTCCTACAAGTTTTTGATCTTCTTCGTTATTAACAATAGGTACACCTGAGATTCTGTATTTGCCCATCAGGTGTTCTGCATCAAATACTTGATGCTCGGGTGTTAAGAAAAATGGATCAGTGATAACACCGTTCTCTGAACGCTTTACGCGATCAACTTGTTCAGCTTGTTGTTCGATGGACATATTTTTATGGATAACCCCTAATCCACCCTGACGTGCCATTGCGATGGCCATTTCCGCCTCTGTCACTGTATCCATTCCTGCACTAATAATCGGAATGTTTAACTTTAAATTTTCTGTAAGGCGAACCTCAAGATTTACATCCTTCGGCAAGACCTCAGAATGACCAGGAACTAAAAGAACATCATCAAAAGTAAGACCCTCTTTTTCAAACTTTCTATCCCACATTTTTTTAACCTCCCGTAAAAAAATATTATTTGTAGGTTATCAATTGGTCAAAATAGTGTCAAGAAGGAAAAGATAAGTTGTATTATTCAAACAATTTGGAGGGTAAGACATGAACCCAAGTTCAATATGGTCTAAAATAGACATATTTATGTCTTCAACCTTTGTTCAAAAGCAATTAAAGGGGTATTATGAAAAGCACAATATAGACCCTCAAAAAAGTTATGAAAATACATATAGATTTATGTACTTTCTTGAACAGGGAAAAGTATATTATCAACAGGCTGACATGAGCCCTATATCCATAAAGCCAACTCTTCTATTTTATGGGTTCATTCATCTAATAAAAGCATGTATCCTTCTAGTTGACGCTGATTATCCTGAGACAACTAGTGTTTTAGCCCATGGGGTCACGGCAAGGAAGAGAAAAAAGCAAAACTATTCTTTTTTACAAGACGAAATTAAAACACAAAAAAATGGGTTGTTTCCCCACATGTGTTTGAAAATGTTTCACATGAAACATCTTGAGGGAGAAAAATGG from Bacillus carboniphilus includes these protein-coding regions:
- the pdxT gene encoding pyridoxal 5'-phosphate synthase glutaminase subunit PdxT, translating into MLKIGVLALQGAVIEHIRAIEACGEQAVAVKKVEQLADLDGLIIPGGESTTMRKLIDVYELMEPLKEFAASGKPMFGTCAGLILLANHLVDYDQPHLGVMDVKVERNSFGRQKDSFETELSIVDVANDFPAVFIRAPHIVDAGENVEVLAKYDGRIVLAREGQYLGCSFHPELTDDHRLTKYFVGMVQEYKNLA
- the pdxS gene encoding pyridoxal 5'-phosphate synthase lyase subunit PdxS, with the protein product MKTGTDRVKRGMAEMQKGGVIMDVVNAEQAKIAEEAGAVAVMALERVPSDIRAAGGVARMADLRIVEEVMNAVSIPVMAKARIGHIVEARVLESMGVDYLDESEVLTPADEEFHLLKNQFTVPFVCGCRDLGEAARRIGEGASMLRTKGEPGTGNIVEAVRHMRKVNAQVRKIVSMNDDELMTEAKNLGAPYEILLDIKKRGRLPVVNFAAGGIATPADAALMMELGADGVFVGSGIFKSDNPSKFAKAIVEATTHYQDYELIAKVSKGLGSAMKGLEISTLAPENRMQDRGW
- a CDS encoding serine hydrolase; the protein is MKRASKITMIFSLVWMTLFTSIFSVENTAKAATDPLGLTAEAAMLIDADTGKILYEKNADTVLGVASMSKMLTEYIVLEAIHDGKITWQQEVTIDEYIHKLSAAPGLSNIGLTQGEAYTVEELYQAMAIHSANAATVALAQVISGSETNFVKLMNEKAAELGLKDFKFVNSTGLNNSSLLGNHPQGTGETDENVMSARATAKLAYLLINDYPEVLDTASMPRLPFRDGREYTNFNWMLPGLIYEYQGMDGLKTGSTDFAGYAITGTAKRDGKRFISVIMKTDTREARFSETETLLNYAFSNFDTKELVKEGYQAEGQDSIEVKKGKEDSVQVATETPISMMIRNGEEELYQPKLVLEKESLTAPVKKGEVVGYVTVEYTGEGPSGFITDEGNQTIQVPVITTEQVEKANWFVLLMRGIGDFFSGLFSTIVDTITGWF
- the guaB gene encoding IMP dehydrogenase; this translates as MWDRKFEKEGLTFDDVLLVPGHSEVLPKDVNLEVRLTENLKLNIPIISAGMDTVTEAEMAIAMARQGGLGVIHKNMSIEQQAEQVDRVKRSENGVITDPFFLTPEHQVFDAEHLMGKYRISGVPIVNNEEDQKLVGILTNRDLRFIADYSLEINEVMTKEHLVTAPVGTTVEEAESILQQHKIEKLPLVDEDGVLKGLITIKDIEKVIEFPNAAKDEQGRLLVAAAVGVTKDTLKRVEMLVQAKVDAIVIDTAHGHSQGVLNTVKEIRNLYPNLNIIAGNVATPEGTKALIDAGADVVKVGIGPGSICTTRVIAGVGVPQITAVYDCASEAKKYGKTIIADGGIKYSGDIVKALAAGGHVVMLGSLLAGTTESPGETEIFQGRRFKVYRGMGSVGAMEKGSKDRYFQEDQKKFVPEGIEGRLPYKGPLSDTIYQLIGGIRSGMGYCGTKNLEELRESTKFVKITGAGLRESHPHDVQITKEAPNYSL